In Plasmodium gaboni strain SY75 chromosome 11, whole genome shotgun sequence, the following proteins share a genomic window:
- a CDS encoding hypothetical protein (conserved Plasmodium protein, unknown function), translating to MKYEKKYWNDKGKKRNEKQLNDDNYRNNRKYQNDSGYNKVNNNNKMQGEKGTYNNTPFLGNMKNKKYNYEGNTIGFDKRNSNHEYIPSFNKKGGMHQKSKNPNLYYQDKYGRENKERSPRYNYNRNKYNKNYPSGDHINNNENYNNEYYNNYMDDGNNNNNYIDDGNNYMDNSNNYNYMDDSNNNNYMNDQGKNIPDIRQEDINIELNKLHRDLHNLLFTSSKNNNIINANENNNLNIGDPMFLHNIMTKNNQDNFDHMEPLTNFNDSQNDFNKNFGDFFNSYDMNAKYKEKNIRGTENYEKDENEVNQYGKNYNYNVNDQTGQNYQYDNDNKNSNHNLNNKGNFIKSNTTTNNSDVLTQLSILRNIPFNNSIDEEEEENDKTSTNEKTAMILNDLKKCLNKNDSNIYTNTDNTLSGISNEGEEYIYENDMMKNQYVDKLHNNHHNNNNNNNNFHMYQEKNDNNLKYQSGMNNYYKNDNKSLEESSISNGSSVEDTNEYKNKKEEEYTYNDMLFPKSKIEESLRVLNTLQVDIERVCCYIKHFIEPPEPLFEVMINVFIDKKVSVNSKMAIFYVYNHLIQELRNNLKNDLIKFNSIADKGLHIFVIPVLRHILEERGYEEMINKFFRCIGIWNDRNVYSKIVCDQLKSLQKNPNKKMDFSMKHPGYQAHSLLSNELSKFLPINFILKMPSTNNEHKKALQNKILTALFNNISKETLKEFQTNDIEEASKLSDKVMRMFGQELVLINSQILELSSLITDNNNHLVKIQNALEKLNE from the coding sequence atgaaatatgaaaaaaaatattggAATGATAAAGGGAAAAAGAGAAATGAGAAACAattaaatgatgataactatagaaataatagaaaatatCAAAATGATAGTGGTTATAATAAAgtgaataataataataaaatgcAAGGAGAAAAAGGAacttataataatacacCCTTTTTAGgaaatatgaaaaataaaaaatataattatgaagGAAATACAATTGGCTTTGATAAAAGGAATAGCAACCATGAATATATTCCATCctttaataaaaaaggtGGAATGCATCAAAAATCAAAAAATCCgaatttatattatcaagATAAATATGGTAGAGAAAATAAAGAGAGATCTCCTagatataattataatcgtaataaatataataagaattatCCTAGTGGtgatcatataaataataatgaaaattacaataatgaatattataataattatatggatgatggtaataataataataattatatagatgatggtaataattatatggataatagtaataattataattatatggatgatagtaataataataattatatgaatgatCAGGGCAAAAACATCCCTGATATTAGACAAGAAGATATCAATAtagaattaaataaattacaTAGAGATCTTCacaatttattatttacatcatcaaaaaataataatataattaatgcaaatgaaaataataatttaaatatagGTGATCCTATGTTcttacataatattatgacaaaaaataatcaagATAATTTCGATCATATGGAACCACTAACAAACTTTAATGATTCTCAAAATGATTTCAACAAAAATTTTGGGgatttttttaattcttatGATATGAATGctaaatataaagaaaaaaatataagaggaacagaaaattatgaaaagGATGAAAATGAAGTGAATCAATATGGTAAAAATTATAACTATAATGTTAATGATCAAACTGGTCAGAATTATCAATAcgataatgataataaaaatagtaaccataatttaaataataagggaaattttattaaaagtAATACTACTACTAATAATAGTGATGTATTAACTCAATTGTCCATATTAAGAAATATTccttttaataattctattgatgaagaagaagaagaaaatgataaaacTAGCACGAATGAGAAAACAGCTATGATATTaaatgatttaaaaaaatgtcttaataaaaatgactcgaatatatatacaaacACTGACAACACGCTAAGTGGTATATCAAATGAAGGtgaagaatatatatatgaaaatgataTGATGAAAAATCAATATGTAGACAAATTACATAACAACCACcacaataataataataataataataattttcatatgtatcaagaaaaaaatgataataatttaaaatacCAAAGTGgtatgaataattattataaaaatgataataagTCATTAGAAGAATCCTCCATATCTAATGGTAGTAGTGTTGAAGATacaaatgaatataaaaataaaaaagagGAGGAATATACCTATAACGATATGTTATTTCCAAAATCTAAAATTGAAGAATCCTTAAGAGTATTAAATACATTACAAGTAGATATAGAAAGAGTTTgttgttatataaaacattttatagAACCACCTGAACCATTATTTGAAGTTATGATTAATGTATTTATAGATAAAAAAGTTAGTGTAAATTCTAAAATGGctatattttatgtatataatcatttaattcaagaattaagaaataatttaaaaaacGATTTGATAAAATTTAATTCCATAGCAGATAAAGGattacatatatttgttattcCTGTATTAAGACATATATTAGAAGAACGAGGTTATGAAgaaatgataaataaattttttagGTGTATAGGTATTTGGAATGATCGAAATGTATATAGTAAAATTGTATGTGATCAATTAAAATCCTTACAAAAAAATccaaataaaaaaatggaCTTTTCTATGAAACATCCAGGATATCAAGCACATAGTTTATTATCTAATGAGttatcaaaatttttacctataaattttatattaaaaatgcCGAGTACTAATAATGAACACAAAAAAGctttacaaaataaaatattaactGCCTTATTTAACAATATATCAAAAGAAACCTTAAAAGAATTTCAAACTAACGATATAGAAGAAGCATCCAAACTTTCTGATAAAGTTATGAGAATGTTTGGACAAGAATTAGTGTTAATTAATTCTCAAATACTTGAATTATCCTCTTTGATAACAGACAATAATAATCACTTGGTAAAGATACAGAATGCCTTGGAAAAgttaaatgaataa
- a CDS encoding hypothetical protein (conserved Plasmodium protein, unknown function), whose amino-acid sequence MIKKILNNISTLNDIKDDDFSHAENILNLIEGILVHENSYWKYVNVLNELTTLCYEDPVNFRSLLFSKKQKDLEEKEKKINQIVDRILIVLEKYEDIRSTFIYSISKLVLINDYNLNIRILHILCNLQNNQEYKYYIYSVFEEIISATILNLKENETLCNIFKGLAHLPKDKFIAGSFSNCINKVIDSLRNKLNEDALKLLSVLTLDKENCIIAYDEGLLKILTEEMKNREEENFDQVPNYMKDIYLIVSHLCNNYIKHCDILINDKMHSQFYFKKIKSIININIQEISPKQSLFANIIISTLNSMCKYNEKCLFELCNSYHYIDLFLICIKMENGNPYLLSASLDGLLIFLSNEDIYKNNINYILNNSNNLKIILPLLFGHKYYNMLNTYNMQNNNEQNVIQPYLYKVVENTLDIVTFFFQKEIDKYTIKVKKQFRNSDVNNYLITCLEMKNTQIIIKLLKCIYFIPFTDYSLIELHKIFFILHDKSIDINDEWKEIYYYSVMIYIKVLKNEDIKKVIECYNIEQTIISLLRIMNEFLLKDILLQKKTNDVIVNKKNMFEINDEYSILYNKSDYYLDLNKIIVKLLCICSHYKELRVFLRNNLISNYFIQILTNEDKLYNELKMDYDILIERTWCCNMDNIFKTLMKNNMKKNKKVTLRLLINIADICSGYFYQFKSTCDTNIFHLCDLEEKHWEKKKILQYFYFLNEQDKQDYIYQVNMFLKHYMIDLFTILYTFVENDIFIELKKELQENYFPGVLKYHKLKYEKKIKKWKIKEKQIKQKIKNINKTYKDISYDNYQHGNKEKINDVYDNSFNLIDRDVSSIFNSLNEDLRIIKEKKKKLIQKLYNNNFKQTFDISVENEIGTNIEYIFDIPNVVKKKKSLKYLKSSKQYQGEDMEANNIILRQKEKNDESAEILMHTGEDMSGYNNTSAKKNKTSITSTNNNNNHIYNNSNKYKNCVNNISDYIHTNENNRDTIYNNNKKNHSSDNNSSNIENYSTSSCSTEDSVYMPIIDKFSCELLKYNKENIYEHKLNNNHILLFNKRGIFINSNKGEINESFVLYAILRIFYSIIINNINNEYYLKVKEFLLRNNVIKTLLNVLNQCSFYDCNVYAHFFRLYSEILKMNITAVESMNMLLFYNIFFYYSKLLSRVFINKIRNNEYILSYKEQYLFAELSKLFYYFTQKIIYIQFSQYKEIQKWCVDCTLFHFFYKNNIILLLYLFIYIHSVHHGSIYASYIYHKKNFFFIHTIFFYTLFTLSYLMCFSKKLKYFILYFINYKKYIHKVLFRKSIIHSLFFYNKLIYLRIVLQNQLSLESKTPTQIYHLSPVIYIRQNSVEWYFIALGVDKYYLVYIPDNFEENITEDKDIKLIIYSERKYVDLTRICISKINDNLVIFGYINYNNYISYESYDIFISLNKYFQNNIVSYAQFLSGNTYENRVDLIQDNIIMNNLKSYMNTKNILISSFAYKEVSPSDYMKYKDMREKKKKKREQIKNNIEKRQDYDEDTFYSNNISDNFNSNDSLLSYSSYTEKYNQSDDNIQRNCNIQSNDEDFNIFRRNKKSKNKRKLLFFVLTKKHFYVFKFNFKHWIFLSPFIEEEKNDIHLYVESSIDSHDEYMNSKNQVIKNDKIYLNNILGITSNNNIGNAENISFARKCAIRNTIKYNYSCNNTEFTNEQILSTNMSTNSIESQQRESQVISKSEVYDERERYSNANKFFLKHIHKYDNEYLSQIKFVNNNESIIEIQFKIKNNEDCTEKNIKMVLFDDYTRELWKRSLAHSLNIQLVSSEWRRKWN is encoded by the exons atgattaaaaaaattttaaataacataagcactttaaatgatataaaagatGATGATTTTAGTCATGctgaaaatatattgaattTAATTGAAGGAATATTAGTACATGAAAATTCATATTGGAAATATGTGAACGtattaaatgaattaaCTACATTATGTTATGAGGATCCAGTAAATTTTAGAagtttattattttcaaaaaaacaaaaagatttagaagaaaaagagaagaaaataaatcaaattGTAGATCGAATATTAATAGTtttagaaaaatatgaagatATTAGAAgtacatttatttattcaatTTCCAAATTGGTTCTtataaatgattataatttaaatattaggatattacatatattatgtaacttacaaaataatcaagagtataaatattatatttattctgTCTTTGAGGAAATAATATCTGCAACTATACTTAACCTTAAAGAa AATGAAACattatgtaatatttttaaggGTCTTGCTCACCTGCCCAAAGATAAGTTCATTGCAGGAAGTTTTAGTAACTGCATAAATAAAGTCATTGATTCTTTAAGAAATAAACTGAATGAGGATGCcttaaaattattatctgTTTTAACACtagataaagaaaattGCATAATAGCGTATGACGAAGGTTTGTTAAAG ATATTAACCgaagaaatgaaaaatagAGAAGAGGAAAACTTTGATCAAGTTCCAAATTACATGAaagatatttatttaattgtATCCCATCTAtgtaataattatataaaacattgtgatattttaataaacGATAAAATGCATTCacaattttattttaaaaaaatcaaaagtataattaatataaatattcaaGAAATATCACCAAAACAGTCCCTTTTTgcaaatataataatatcaacATTGAACAGTATGTGTAAGTACAATGAAAAATGTTTATTCGAATTATGTAACtcatatcattatattgatttatttttaatttgtatTAAAATGGAAAATGGAAACCCTTATTTGTTAAGTGCCTCATTAGATGGTCtcttaatatttttaagcAATGAagacatatataaaaataatattaattatatattaaataacagtaataatttaaaaataattctgcctttattatttggacacaaatattataatatgttaaatacatataatatgcaaaataataatgaacaGAATGTTATACAGccatatttatataaagtTGTTGAAAATACTTTAGATATTGTAACATTCTTTTTTCAAAAAGAAATTGATAAATACACAATTAAAGTGAAAAAGCAGTTTAGAAATAGTGATGTCAATAATTATTTGATTACGTGTTTAg aGATGAAGAATACACAGATTATCATAAAATTATTgaaatgtatttatttcatcCCCTTTACGGATTATAGCTTGATAGAATTAcacaaaatatttttcattttgcACGACAAGTCTATTGATATTAATGATGAATGgaaagaaatatattactactctgttatgatatatatcaaagttttaaaaaatgaagatattaaaaaagttattgaatgttataatattgaaCAGACTATTATATCCCTATTACGTATTATGaatgaatttttattaaaagatatattattacaaaaaaaaacaaatgatgtaattgtaaataaaaaaaacatgtttgaaataaatgatgaatatagtatattatataataagagTGATTATTATTTGGATCTTAATAAAATCATTGTAAAGttattatgtatatgttCTCATTATAAAGAATTGAGAGTTTTTCtaagaaataatttaatttcgaattattttattcagattttaacaaatgaagataaattatataatgagCTAAAAATGgattatgatatattaatagaAAGAACATGGTGTTGTAATATggataatatatttaaaaccttaatgaaaaataatatgaaaaaaaataaaaaagtaaCATTAAGActtttaattaatattgCTGATATTTGTAGTggttatttttatcaattTAAATCAACATGTGATactaatatatttcatcTTTGTGATCTGGAAGAAAAACATtgggaaaaaaaaaaaattttacaatatttttattttctaaatGAACAGGATAAGCaagattatatatatcaagTTAATATGTTCTTAAAACATTATATGATAGATCTTTTTActattttatatacatttgtagaaaatgatatttttatagaattaaaaaaagaattacAAGAAAATTATTTCCCAGGAGTATTAAAATATcataaattaaaatatgaaaaaaaaataaagaaatggaaaataaaagaaaaacaaatcaaacaaaaaattaaaaatataaacaaaacatataaagatataagttatgataattatcaacatggaaataaagaaaaaataaatgatgTTTATGATAATTCATTTAATCTTATTGATCGTGATGTATCATctatttttaattctttaaatGAAGACTTACGAattattaaagaaaaaaaaaaaaaattaattcaaaaattatataataataattttaaacAAACTTTTGATATATCTGTAGAAAATGAAATTGGAACAAATATTGAGTATATCTTTGATATTCCAAACGTTgtcaaaaaaaaaaaatctctcaaatatttaaaaagtaGTAAACAGTATCAAGGGGAAGACATGGAAGcgaataatataattttgaggcaaaaagaaaaaaatgatgaatCAGCAGAAATATTGATGCATACGGGGGAGGATATGTCTGGTTATAATAACACATCggcaaaaaaaaataaaacatcTATAACTAGtactaataataataataatcatatatataataatagtaataaatataaaaattgtgtgaataatattagtgattatatacatacaaaTGAAAACAACAGAGATAcaatttataataataataaaaaaaatcattCTAGTGATAATAACTCTTCAAATATTGAGAATTATAGCACTTCAAGTTGTTCTACAGAAGACAGTGTATATATGCCAATAATAGATAAATTTTCATGTGAActattaaaatataataaagaaaatatatatgaacataaattaaataataatcatatattattatttaataagagaggtatttttattaatagtaataaGGGTGAAATCAATGAAtcatttgttttatatgcaatattaagaattttttatagtatcataataaataatataaataatgaatattatttaaaagttaaagaatttttattaagaaataatgtaataaaaacattattAAATGTCTTAAATCAATGCAGTTTTTATGATTGTAATGTATATGCACATTTTTTTCGTTTATATAgtgaaatattaaaaatgaatattacAGCAGTTGAATCAATGAATATGttacttttttataatatatttttttattattctaaattattatctaGAGTGttcataaataaaataagaaataatgaatatattttatcttaCAAGGaacaatatttatttgCTGAATTATCAAAgcttttttattattttacacaaaaaataatatatatacaattctcacaatataaagaaatacAAAAATGGTGTGTAGATTGTACATtattccattttttttataaaaataatattatcttattattatatttatttatatatattcatagTGTACATCATGGATCAATATATGCCtcttatatttatcataaaaaaaatttcttctttattcataccatattcttttatacCTTATTTACATTATCATATCTTATGTGCTTTTCTAAAAaattgaaatattttattctttattttataaattataagaaGTATATTCATAAGGTATTATTCAGAAAATCAATAATTCACTCacttttcttttataataaattgaTATATCTTAGAATAGTACTACAAAATCAGTTATCTCTTGAGAGCAAAACACCCACACAAATATATCATCTTTCTCCcgtaatatatataaggCAAAATA GTGTTGAGTGGTATTTTATTGCCCTGGGAGTagataaatattatttggTTTATATACCAGACAACTTTGAAGAGAATATAACTGAAgataaagatataaaattaataatatattccGAAAGGAAATATGTTGACTTAACAAGAATATGTATAAGTAAAATAAACGATAATCTTGTAATTTTtggatatataaattataataattatataagtTATGAAtcatatgatatatttattagcttgaataaatattttcaaaataatattgtaaGTTATGCACAGTTTTTATCTGGTAATACATATGAAAATCGAGTTGATTTAATACaagataatattattatgaataatttaaaatCTTATATGAATACGAAAAATATActtatttcttcttttgCCTATAAAGAAGTAAGTCCAAGTgattatatgaaatataaagatatgagagaaaaaaaaaaaaaaaaaagagaacaaattaaaaataatatagaaaaaagACAAGATTATGATGAAGATACATTTTattctaataatatatcagATAATTTTAATAGTAATGATTCATTATTAAGTTATAGTAGCTATACAGAAAAATATAACCAATCTGATGATAATATTCAACGTAATTGTAATATACAATCCAATGATGAAGatttcaatatatttagaagaaataaaaagtcaaaaaataaaagaaaattattattttttgttctaacaaaaaaacatttttatgtatttaaaTTCAATTTTAAACATTGGATATTTCTAAGTCCATTTatagaagaagaaaaaaatgatattcATCTTTATGTGGAATCTAGTATAGATAGTCATGATGAATATATGAACTCAAAAAATCAagttattaaaaatgataaaatatatttaaataatatctTAGGAATTAcatctaataataatattggCAATGCtgaaaatatatcttttgCTAGAAAGTGTGCAATCAGAAATActattaaatataattattcatGTAATAATACAGAATTTACAAATGAACAAATACTTTCAACAAATATGTCCACAAATAGTATAGAAAGTCAACAAAGAGAAAGTCAAGTTATTAGTAAAAGTGAAGTTTATGATGAAAGAGAAAGATATTCAAATGCAAAcaaattttttcttaagcatattcataaatatgataatgaatatttaagtcaaattaaatttgtaaataataatgaaagTATTATTGAAATACAATTTAAAATcaaaaataatgaagattgtacagaaaaaaatattaaaatggTCCTCTTTGATGATTATACCAGAGAATTGTGGAAACGATCATTGGCTCATTCTTTGAACATCCAACTTGTCTCATC GGAATGGAGAAGAAAATGgaattaa